DNA sequence from the Phyllopteryx taeniolatus isolate TA_2022b chromosome 14, UOR_Ptae_1.2, whole genome shotgun sequence genome:
ATTTGCGTTCACGGGCCCCATAAAATGATGTCGCAGGCTGAGTCTGGCcgccgggccttgagtttgacacctgtgatataGAGACTCCATATAATCATGGACTGTGAAGGAGCTCACATCTGTTTTCCGCTGTAGATAAGTCTTTGTTGTTGAGGGGGTATCCCTTCCTTCTCTTCCACCCTTTCTTTGATACGCTCCACCTAGAACGCAATGAAAGATTTTAGGACATGGATCTGTAATAGGAGTTTTCTTCATGAGAACCAAGTTTTTAACCTGCATTACCTTGTCTGTGGGCTCAATGTCAATTTCTATTTCTTTTCCAGTCAGAGTCTGAAACAGAAGGAACACATAAGGCCATCATGTAGCACAAACTAATCCAGAATGTTTGTGTTTAGGTGTGCTGAAAAATCTTTGCTACTATTGTTGTTCCTAGCTTCTACAGTATCGCTTTTTTTGAACCCcaaggcagcagaacagcagaaTTGGAAGTTTCTCACTTTTCACGTTTAATTCTACAAAGTAGGGCACGAAGAATACTACATGACAGAGACATTTAAGATATTTATGGGAAGTGACTTCACCCGTTGTAGTAGGAAACAACACGACAAACGCATTGTTTATAATGCAGCCACCACAGTGGAagctacaaaatgaaaatgttgaaggGATACCTCCAACGAGCAAACGTTCGTGTTTGACTTAAAATGACAAGCTCCTTACCTTCACTTTGATCAGCATTTTGAACGAGGACTAGGACAAAACTTTAAATTATGTGAACATGTAATGAATAAAGCGATAGAGTCGTGTGGGTGGTACTTCTAAACCGCTCGCCGGGATGATTCAGGACTACTTCCTGTGTAACACCCTAAGCGTTCCGGAAGAGATGTTCACATTACATTCTCGTCCGATGATTCAACGTGACTAtataaaatgtcacattttcctCACCATTTAAACGCGTTTAAATTACTTAAGTAGGTAATAGTGAATTTTAAATGCACTATTAATTATCTATCTAAACATAACCAATCATGTCAAATTTCGCAGTTCGAAGATGCTCTTAAGTACTTAATAGGGTTCTccgttaacaaaaacaaagaaaaaaaagtgaaaatgctaGAACATTGCTACATACCACCCAATCAGTTCTTAAATCAATCAAAGCATTTAGTTATCAAGAGTCTTATAATATTTGTTGAATTCATTTtcccgtttttttcccccctaaaatgtgtacaattgtatttatttgtgtatttcttacTTAATTTATCTTATATGAGTAAATTAAGCAATATGAATTCAATATTTGTTTGGATAATAGATtcgatttttaaaaatccatcatTTTTGTAGTAAAATAagctattttacatattttagatagacatttattattaaaaacaaattttcccTCATACTCTCACTATCCATGACCTGGGCCCCCTTGTGtggtttaaaaatcaaatgtggcccttgagtaCAAAACGTTCATCACTCCTGTACTTGGAAGTCATGCGCGTACACAGTAGGCGGTCTAAAAGCCTTTTCCTGCTCCCCCAGATGTTTGTCATTGGTGTGATTAGACAGGAAGTGTGCATATAATACCGCTCGCAAGGTGCATTGGCTCATTTAATCATGCTTCTCCGTCTCTGCTTAGGTGTGATACTCCTGGCTGTTTTTGCAACAGCTGATGAGAATGATGACGCTGAAGATGACGGTATTGCTCACAAACGCTTTGTTTGTCATTGTggtgtacagctttttcccaTACGACACCTTTCTTTACAGCTATCAAAATAGACTGTTTGAAACAGTCtgtgaacatcacatggaggatCACTCCTGAGCTGGCACCATATTCAAACCGTCTCTTCCTTGGAAACTGCATCCGCTCGAGTATGATTGGTTTACCGACTGGAGATTGGGAACTACGTTTTGACTACAAATTCAGAgattgtaaatttaaaaaaaaggtcagagggGCGGCAAGGGGCTGGGGGGGTGGAAACTATCTGCATTATCAGAAGCTTCTTCATGACCTGTCCGTCTTTTCCAGTTAACGGCAAAACATCTTATCCATCAAAATGTATTGACTTACAAGCCAGGGGTGAAGTCAAGCCCGCCGGCTTATGAGTATTTCTTTGAATGTGTCCAgaaaaggtacagtatgtttttgtcCATCGTGTTCCTGATATCAGTTAAAACTTGCACTGTGTTTTAGGCCAGATGGGTGGATTCCTTCATTCTTGACCCCAGGTGCCAGTGTGTCTACAGGCCGGGGTGGCCTTGTCTTCCACATGGCACTCCTCAATGGTATATATCAAACTTCTTCGTGCTAACGACACATGCATTTTCTGAGTATCAATGTCCTCCTACACAGCACAAATGTCCGGCATAGCAAAATCCAACGTAATCCCGCTGGGCTCGTTCATGCCGATCTGGGCGGCTGTGGAG
Encoded proteins:
- the nedd8l gene encoding NEDD8 ubiquitin like modifier, like; translation: MLIKVKTLTGKEIEIDIEPTDKVERIKERVEEKEGIPPQQQRLIYSGKQMNDEKTAADYKIQGGSVLHLVLALRGGKAYHTPDVQLLVS